Within the Pseudomonadota bacterium genome, the region GATGCCGTGGACGTCGTAGGCGAGCCCCCGGTAGATCTCGGCCATGCCGCCCTGGGCGACCTTCTCCATGATGTAGTACTGGCCGATCGAGCCCTGCTGGCCCTGCGGCGGCTTACCCGACATCGCGCCTCCCGTATCCAATCAATCTAGCTGCAATTTTCGAGAAACGCAACCGCCCGTATGCGGCCCCGGGAGTGAGCGGGCGCAAAAAAGCGCCCCTCCGAAGATGGGCGCTTTGTGATGCGTGATCAGCGAAACGAGCCTGCCTACAGGTTCGACCAGTCGCAGAGGGCGTTGAAATTCTCATTCACGGTCTGGCCGTTGAACGTGCCGTTGATCGTCATCGAGAACAGGCCGCCGGTTTCCCAGTTGTCGGAGCAGTAGTCCATCGTCATCGTCGTGCCTGCGCCGTAGGTGAAGGTGCCGCAGATATCGGTATAGGTGAAGCCGTCAGGACCGATCGTGAAAGCGTAGCTGAAGTAGTGATTTGCCGAGTCGGACGTGCACTGCGTGGTGGTCTCCGCGCAGAACCCCTCGCCGTCCACGCTGTTTTCATAGGTGCAGTCGTATTCCGTCTCCTTTGAGACGAGGGACTTCGCGAAAACATCCTTTACGCTGGCGCTCGCGGTGTTGAAGAGGTTCGGGTTGACGGTGAAATTCCAGAGGAACGAGCCATCGATGAAGGTATCCGCATCAGGCCTGAAGTCGGTGAACACGGCGTTGAAGCTGTAGGTATAGGTCTGATAATCGACCGTGCCTGTGAGGGTGGCCGTCCCGCCCATCTCCCCCGCGACAGTGCATGTCCATGTGCCTGCGGATTCGGTGCATGTGACAGAGGGATCCCCCGTCTTGACGACCTGCCCTGCAGCGCCGCCGCCGATCTGAGCGAGCATCGGCGTCATGAGTTCGAAGCTCTTGCTCATGACCTGATAGCTCGTCCCGGTCGCGACCGCCTCGGTCGTTCCTCCGCCGCCGCCGCCGTCGCTGCTCCCGCCGCACCCTGCGACGCCGATCGCGAGCAACGCTGCCACTGCCACTGCTGAGAACTTTTTCATCGGTCCCTTCCTTTCTGTTTTGAGTTCGTGCGGCGCCTATACACCCGCGGCTGCGGGCCGTCAAGTCTGCGCACGGATTTTGAGAGGCCAAATTGACAACCTTTCGCAATTGGCATACCAAGGGCATCCATGAAGGATAAAATTTATAAGAGCTGCTCGGAGGCGGTGGCGGACATCAAGGACGGCGCCACCGTCATGGTGGGCGGCTTCATAGGCCGCGGCGTGCCGTCGAACCTGCTCATCGCCCTGCGGGACAAAGGGGTGCGGGACATCACGCTCATCCGCAACGACACAGCAGGCAGCCGCACCAACCCGAACGACACCAACATACTCTTCGAAGCGGGGCTCGTGAAGAAGGTGATCACCTGCTTCGCGGTCTTCGGCTCGCCCAAGGAGGTGAGCGCTCTCGAGGCCAAGGTGCTCGAGGGCGTGACGGAGCTCGAGCTCTCCCCGCAGGGGACTCTCGCGGAGCGAATACGCGCCGGGGCAGGTGGCATAGGAGGGTTCTACACGCCGGTCGGGGTCGGCACCGCCGCTGCCGAAGGCAAGGAGGTGCGGGTCATCGACGGCCGCGAGATGGTGCTCGAGACCGCGCTCCACGCCGACTTCGCGCTGGTGAAGGCGCACCGCGCCGACCGCATGGGCAACCTCGTGTACAGAAAGACCGCGCGCAATTTCAATCCGATCATGGCCGCTGCGGCGAGGGTCACGATCGCGGAGGCGGAGATACTCGAGGAGATAGGGGACATCGATCCCGACCACGTGATGACGCCCGCGATATTCGTGGACAGGATAGTCGTCGTTCCGAAGAGGGGTGCGAGATGACCAAGGCGCCGCTCAGCAGGGAGCAGATGGCCACCAGGGTCGCAATGGAACTCGAGGACGGGTTCTACGTGAACCTGGGCATCGGAATGCCCATGCTCGTGGCCACCCACATCCCGCCGGGACGCACGGTCTATTTTCAGGCCGAGAACGGCGTGCTCGGCTGCGGGCCGCATGCTAAGGCAGGCGAGGAGGACATAGACCTCTCCAACGCGGGGGACGAGAACATCACCGTGATCCCGGGCGCAGCGTTCTTCGACAGCGGGCTCTCGTTCGACATGATAAGGGGCGGCCACCTGGACGTGACCGTGCTCGGCGGGTTTCAGGTCGCCCAAAACGGCGATCTGGCCAACTGGAAGCTGCCGGCCAGAAAGGTCGGCAGCTACGGCGGGGCCATGGACCTGGCCACCGGCGCGAAGAAGGTGATCGTGCTCATGCAGCACGTGACAAAGGAGGGCGGGGCGAGGGTCGTGAAGGAGTGCACATACCCGCTCACCTGCAGGGAGTGCGTGGACATGGTGGTCACCGACATCGCGGTCATTGACGTCACGCCGAAGGGGCTCATCCTCCGCGAGGTGGCCCCGGGATGGACCCCGCAGGATGTGCAGAGGGTCACCGAACCCAGGTTAATTATCGATAATGTTCAACAATATAAGCTTCATATTTAAACTGTTACTTTATGTCGTTTTGAATCCCTTCACGCCCCCGGGGGGGATGAGCGGGAGGTGAGCCATGGCAGAGCAGTCCAGCCAGGAAAAGACCGAGGAGGCCACTCCAAAGCGCCTGCGGGACGCGCGAAAGAAGGGGCAGGTCGCGCGCTCCCGCGACCTCAACACCATAGTCATCCTCATCGCCGCCTTCGCGCTCATCCTGTTCATGCGCGGATTCATAGGCGAGGAGCTCAAGAGCCTTTTGCAGTCCAACATCGACATAGTGGGCAGGAAAGATATCACCTTCGAGCTCATGGCGCTCGAGGGGCAGCGCAACTTCATGACGCTGGTGAGGATCCTGGGGCCGTTTTTGGCTGCGATCACCTTCATCGCGGTCGCGGTGGGATTTCTGCAGACCGGCGCCATCTTCTCAACGGAGCCGATGAAGCCGCAGATGAAGCGGATGAACGCGGTCCAGAATCTCAAGAACATGTTCAAGGTGAAGACCCTCATCGAGCTCGTGAAGAACGTCGCAAAGATCACGCTGATCTTCTTCCTGGCATATCTCGTCATCGCCGACAGCTTGAGGGAGGTGGTCTCGACGGTGGGGGCGGAACCGGACGCCTCCGCGAAACTCGCCGGGAGCCTCGTGGTCTCGTTTCTGATCAAGGTCTTCGTGGTCTTCATCATAATAGCCTTCATCGACTTCGCGGTTCAGCGCTGGGAGTACAGAAAGCAGCTGCGCATGTCCAAGGACGAGGTCAAGCGCGAGTACAAGCAGGACGAGGGGGACCCTCTCATCAAGAGCATGCGCCGCCACCTCCACCAGGAGCTGGCCATGGGCGACACCCGCCAGGCTGTGAAGTCGGCCGATGCTGTCATCACAAACCCCACCGAGCTCGCGGTGGCGGTGAAGTACGACGACAGGGAGATGGTGGCCCCGCAGGTCATGGCAAAGGGGCAAAGGCTCTTCGCCCAGTCGATCCGCGAGATGGCGGAGGAGTTCGGCATCCCGATCGTGCAGAACCCGCCTCTGGCATGGACGCTCATCGAGCTGGACGTCGGCGACGAGATCCCGGAGGAGCTCTACGCCGCGGTCGCCGAGGTCCTGGTGTATGTGTACAAGCTCAAGCAGCAGCAGGAGAAAGAGATAATATAGCCCTGCTATG harbors:
- a CDS encoding 3-oxoacid CoA-transferase subunit A, encoding MKDKIYKSCSEAVADIKDGATVMVGGFIGRGVPSNLLIALRDKGVRDITLIRNDTAGSRTNPNDTNILFEAGLVKKVITCFAVFGSPKEVSALEAKVLEGVTELELSPQGTLAERIRAGAGGIGGFYTPVGVGTAAAEGKEVRVIDGREMVLETALHADFALVKAHRADRMGNLVYRKTARNFNPIMAAAARVTIAEAEILEEIGDIDPDHVMTPAIFVDRIVVVPKRGAR
- a CDS encoding 3-oxoacid CoA-transferase subunit B, translated to MTKAPLSREQMATRVAMELEDGFYVNLGIGMPMLVATHIPPGRTVYFQAENGVLGCGPHAKAGEEDIDLSNAGDENITVIPGAAFFDSGLSFDMIRGGHLDVTVLGGFQVAQNGDLANWKLPARKVGSYGGAMDLATGAKKVIVLMQHVTKEGGARVVKECTYPLTCRECVDMVVTDIAVIDVTPKGLILREVAPGWTPQDVQRVTEPRLIIDNVQQYKLHI
- a CDS encoding EscU/YscU/HrcU family type III secretion system export apparatus switch protein; this translates as MAEQSSQEKTEEATPKRLRDARKKGQVARSRDLNTIVILIAAFALILFMRGFIGEELKSLLQSNIDIVGRKDITFELMALEGQRNFMTLVRILGPFLAAITFIAVAVGFLQTGAIFSTEPMKPQMKRMNAVQNLKNMFKVKTLIELVKNVAKITLIFFLAYLVIADSLREVVSTVGAEPDASAKLAGSLVVSFLIKVFVVFIIIAFIDFAVQRWEYRKQLRMSKDEVKREYKQDEGDPLIKSMRRHLHQELAMGDTRQAVKSADAVITNPTELAVAVKYDDREMVAPQVMAKGQRLFAQSIREMAEEFGIPIVQNPPLAWTLIELDVGDEIPEELYAAVAEVLVYVYKLKQQQEKEII